In the genome of Planctomycetota bacterium, the window GATGAGAACGTCCCAGTAATCGAATCCCGTGGGGTCCGTCTCCAGGTGCCACTTTCCCACGATCGCCGTCTGGTAGCCCGCCTTCCGCAGAAGCTTCGGGAAGGTCACCTGACTGCCGTCGAAACGGTCGCCGTTCTTCATGAAGCCGTTCAGGTGCCCGTACTTTCCCGTCAGAATCACCGCGCGGCTGGGCCCGCACAGGGCGTTGGTCACGAAGCAATTGCGGAAAAGCATCCCCTCCCGCGCCAGGCGGTCCAGCGCGGGCGTGCGGTTGACGCGCGATCCGTAGGCGCCCACGGACTGCACGCCGTGATCATCGCTGAAAATAAAGAGGATGTTCGGAGGGGCGGTCCGGTCCTGGGCGGGCGCAGAGGCCGCCGGCGCCCCGGAGCCCAGAAGAGCGATCCCGAAAACCGACGCGATGAAGCGCATGACGATCTCCCTGTTCGAAAGCGAAACGGGCTATTTCGTGCGTGCCGGGCGGGTCCCGGGCCAGCGTGGCGACTCGGTGCGCGCGGTCTTGAGATATTCCTCGATCCGGCTCACCACCTCCGGATGCCGCGCCGCCACGTCCTGCCGCTCTCCAACGTCGCTCTTCAGGTCGTACAGCTCCAGCGGGCGGCCCGGACCCAGGCGCACCGCCTTCCAGTCGCCCCACCGGACGGCCTGCTGGAAACCGCGCTCGTGAAACTCCCAGTAGAGGAATTCATGAGCGCGGGCGGGCTTGCCGAAAAGCGCCGGCGCCATCGAGACTCCGTCGATGCCTTCCGGCGGCTTCGCCCCCGCCAGCTCCGCGGCCGTCGGCAGAAAATCCCAGTGCGCCCAGACATGATCGCTCACGGCTCCCGCCGGAATCTTCCCGGGCCAGCGCACGATCATGGGAACGCGGATTCCTCCCTCGTAAAGGTCCCGCTTGATCCCGCGCAGCGGCCCGGCGCTGCCGAAGAATTCGGGATCGGCTCCCCCCTCCTTGTGCGGCCCGTTGTCGCTCGAGAAAAAGACGACCGTATCGCCGTCGATCCCGAGTTCCTTGAGGAGCGCCAGGAGACGGCCGACGTGACGGTCCATCCGCGCGATCATGGCCGCGAACGCGGCCTTCGGCGTCGCCTGCGAACGGTAGCCCCGCGCCGGATCCTCGTCCGCCTTTCGATTCACGAAGGGGGTCTCCGGAAACCGTCCGCGGAACGGTTCAAGCTCCTCTTCCGGGACCCGGATCTCGGCGTGCGGGACGGTCACCGCCCAGTAGAGGAAAAACGGCCGGGCGCGGTGCTTGCGGACGAATTCCAGCGCCGCGTCGGCCACGAGATCGTTGGCCCATGCTTGGGGATCGACGGTCACCCGCTCGGCGTCGCGGAAGAGGTGATCCGTATATTGCCGGTGGGGATGGCCGTGCGTAAGGAAGCCCAGGTGTTCGTCGAATCCCTGCCGGGACGGAAGGCCCTCGGTCCCTTCGCGCCCCAGCCCCCACTTCCCCATCACGCCCGTGGCATACCCCGCCGCCTTGAGGACCTCCGCGACCGTAACGTCCTCATCGCGCAGCGGAAAGTCGCCGTTGCCGCGGATCCAGGCGTGCCCCATGTGGTATCCGCACATCAGCGCGTACCGGGAGGGCGCGCAGACGGTGCTCCCGGCGTAATACTGAGTGAACCGGATGCCTTCCGCGGCCAGGCGGTCGATGTTCGGCGTCCGGAACTTCTGCTGCCCGTAGCAGGAGAGGTCGCCGTATCCGAGATCGTCGGCGTGAATGAAGATGATGTTCGGCTTGCGGCCCTGAGAAGGATCCGCGGAGCCCGATCCGGACAGCGCGGCGGCGGCCGCCGTGAGAACAAGAAGCGTACGCATGAACATTTCCCTCGCTTTCAGGCCCGAAGCACCAGTATAAACCGCTCCGGACGGTCCCGGTTGCGCCGCTCCGCCGGAATTCCGGCTCCCTATTTGAGCAACAGGAGGGCGACGGGCAGTTATATATAGTGTTCCCTTCGGTAAAACGGAGATCGCCATGCGCGCATCCGCACCTCTCGTCCGCCGCGCCGTGCTGCTGTCCGCGCTCACCCTGCTCGCCGGGACGGCCGACGCCCGGCCCCGGCAGGAACCGCCCAAGGGCGGCCCCTCGCCGGAAGAGGCGCTCAAGGCGCTGCGGGTCGCGCCGGGCCTGGAAGTGACCGTGTGGGCCCACGAACCCGGCGTCGTCAACCCCACCAACATGGACATCGACGAAAGGGGGCGCGTCTGGATCACGGAGGCCGCCAATTACCGCGGCTCCCGCCAAAGACCGGAAGGCGACCGTATCGTGATCCTCGAGGACACCGATCTCGACGGGCGGTGCGACCGATACAAGGTGTTCCTCCAGGATCCTTCTCTCTTCGCGCCCCTCGGCATCTGCGTCCTGGGAAACAAGGTTTACGTGGCCCAGTCCCCCAAGATGCTCGTCTATACGATCGATCCTTCGGGCGACCGCCCCGCCGGCCCCCCCGAGGTGCTTTTCGACGGCTTCGGCGGCGTCAACCACGACCACGGCCTTCACGCGATCATGTTCGGTCCGGACGGGCGTGTCTACTTCAACGCGGGCAACGACGGCTGCCACGGGGCCGTGGTGAAGAACGCCCGAGGGGAACCCATCGTGGACACCACGGGAAGCCACGTGGGCGGCAAGGGGACGCTCTGGAGGGGCGGTCCCCGCGGCCCCGGCCGCCGCTACGTGCAGGGCATGGCCTTCCGCTGCAATCCGGACGGGACGGGCTTCGAGACGCTCGGCCACAACTTCCGCAACAACTACGAGGTGGCGGCCGATTCGTTCGGCACCGCCTGGCAGTCCGACAACGACGATGACGGCAACGAGGGAGTGCGGATCAACTACGTCATGGAGGGAGGCGATTTCGGATACGTGGGGCTCAAGGGCACCAACTGGGGCCGCGACATGCCCGCCTATCCGGGTCAGTCGCGCCAGGAAGCCCACTGGCATCAGCGTGACCCCGGCACCGTTCCCAACCTTCTCATGACGGGCGGAGGCTCGCCCACCGGAATCCTCGTGTACGAGGGAGATCTCCTCCCCGAACCGTACCGGGGCAAGATCATTCACTGCGACGCCGGACCGAACGTCGTGCGCGTCTACACCCCGGCTCCGGCGGGCGCCGGATACCGCTGCGCGTCGGAAGACCTTCTCAAATCGTCCGACCGCTGGTTCCGCCCCGCGGATGTCGCCGTGGGCGTGGACGGCTCGCTCTTCGTGGCCGACTGGACCGATCCGGGCGTCGGCGGACACGCCACCGGAGACAAGCCTCTGGCCGTCATGAGCGGCCGCGTCTACCGGATCGCCCCCAAGGGACACAAACCCGTCGTCCCGAAGCTCGATCTTTCGACGACGGCGGGACAGATCGAGGCGCTCTGTTCCCCGAATCTGGCGCGCCGCTACCTGGGCTATCAGAAGCTGCTCGGAGGCGGTCCGGAGGCGCAATCGGCCCTGGCGAACCTCTTCCGCACGTCGGCCAACGTCCGATTCCGGGCGCGGGCGCTCTGGCTGCTGGCGCGCGGACCTCAGGGTCCCGAGTTCGTCCGCGAAGCCCTGAAGGATGCGGACGTGGACCTTCGAGTCACGGCGCTCCGGGCGGCCCGGCTCATCCGCATGGACATGCCGACCCTGGCGCGCGAAATGCTTTCGGACCCGCATCCCTTCGTCTGGCGCGAGATCTGCCTGGCCATGAACTACGAGCCTACGGAGAAATGCCTGGACGTCCTCGTGGCGCTCGGGGACAAGGTCACCCCCATGCCCCCGAACTTCCTCACGGAGCCGGCCCCGAACGTCCCGCGCGGTCCCGAGGGATTCCGGACGCTGGAGCTCTGGCGCCAGAACCGCTACGAATGGAAGTGGTATCTCGAGGCCTTTGGAATCGCCTGCACGGGACGCGAGAAGGAGGTCCTCGAGGCCTGGAAAGAGCGGGGCAAGAACAAGGATCCCAAGGTCGCCGAAACGATCGCCTGGAGGCTCAATCGGGAGGTCCCTGAGCCTCCCGCCAAAAAGTAAGGGTCATGATCCGACCGATCGTTGCCGTCATCGCCGTCTGGGTTTCCGCGATGGGTCCGCAGGGCGACGGCGCCGCGGAAGCTTCCGTAGCGGCCGCGCTTCGGACCGTCCAGGACCCTTCCGCCGCGCTGCCCGACCGCGAAGGCGCGGTGAAGGCGCTGGCACGCACGCGCGCGGGCGGCCTGGCGCTCCTTCGTCTCGAGGAGGAAGGGCGGCTCCCGGAGGAGCTTCGCGCGACCGCGCGCTTCGCGCTGGCGGCCTGCCCGGACGCGGAAGTCCGCGCCGCCGCCGACCGGCGCCTTCCGGTCCCCAAGACCAAGGAAGGAACCCCCCTTCCTCCGATCGCCGCGCTCGCCGCCCTCAAGGGCGACGCCGCCTCCGGAGCCCGCGTCTACCGGCGCGCCGAGGGTCCCAACTGCATCGCCTGCCACCCGATCGGCGACGAAGGACGCATGGTCGGACCTCCTCTGACGACCGTGGGCAACAAGCTCAGCCGGGAGCAGATGTTCGAGGCGATCCTGACCCCCAGCGCCGCCATCCTCATGGGCTACGAAAACTGGGCCGTGCGCACGACCGGCGGAGACATCAAGACGGGAATCAAGGTGGAAGAGACCGACGACCACATCACCCTCAAGGACGCTCAGGGCGAATTCATCGATATCCCGCTCGACCGGATTGCGGACCGCAAGATGCTCCGCCTGTCGATGATGCCGGAAAATCTGACCCAGTCGATGACCCTCCAGGAACTCGTGGATCTTGTGGAATATCTGACCCAGCAGCGGTAGGAGCGCGCACGATGAAGACCGCGGCGGTGGTGCTGGTGACGGCGGCGATGCCTCTGATGCAGGCCGAGGCGCCCCTGTTTGAGGAATCCTTCGACGGGAAGCTCTCGGACGGCTGGTCCTGGGTGCGGGAGGACGCCGCCGGCTGGAAGCTCGAGGGAGGGGCGCTCCGGATCTCCCCTCAGCCGGGAACCATCTGGTTCAAAACCAACAACGCCCGCAATCTCCTGGTGCGCACTCCGCCGGCGGCCGGCACCCCCGAAGCGCCGGTGGCGGTCGAGGTGGAAATCGATCACGCCCCCGCCGCCGAGGCCGAGCAGTCCGGCCTGCTTTTCTACGTGGACGACGCCAATTACCTCAAGCTCGTCTGCGAATCGCTCAAGGGAAAGACCCACATCGTCTTCGCCCGCGAGGCGAAAGGAATTCCCGCCCATCTTCCCACCCGCGAGGAACCGTCCCGCCCCGTGCGGCTGCGCCTGCTCTGGACGGGAACCCGGATCCGCGGCGAGTACCGACCGGCGGCGGGGACGGAATGGATCTCCGTGGGCGAATACGACAGCGTTCCCGGCGCCGCCCGGGTGGGACTCATGGCCTGCGGCGCGCCCGCGGGAACCGACCGCTGGGCTTCCTTCCGGGCCTTCCGCGTCGTCCGCGCCGCCCGCTGAGTTCCGCGCCGCCGCACGGTAACGCCCGGCCGTCTCGGGGTACAGATGTCCGGAAGTCTTCGGACGGTATGAAGCGGCGTTGCATGGCGGCGGTCCTGCTGGCGGGAGTCCCCGCGTTCGGAAGCGTCCGCCAGGAGACGGGAGCGGAGGTCCGCTCCGGCCTGGTGGCGGAGTTCTTCCGTCTGGGCCGCGAAGTGCAGGACTTCCCCGCCCTCGCCCCCGACCACAAACCCGCCGTGCGTCGCGTGGACCGCCAGATTAACTACTCCAGCACGTCGGGCAAGTTCGCCGACACGGATCTCGAAGACTACTTCTACGTCCGCTGGACCGGCCTCCTCCGCGTCCCGAAGGACGGCAAGTATACCTTCTACCTGGAATCCGACGACGGCTCCCGCCTCTGGATCGACGGCCGGCCCGTGGTCGAAAACGGCGGCCTTCATCCCATGGAGGAGAAGAGCGGCGAGATGACCCTCAAGGCCGGCGAGTACGAAATCAAGGTGGAATTCTTCGAGAATATGGGGGAAGCGGGTTGCCGGGTTTCCTGGGAAGCCGAGGGGATCGCCAAGGAGCCCATCCCCGAGACGGCGCTCCTTCACCGGAGGGACAAAGAGATCGACAAGTAGCCGGCCGCCGAAAAATCACCGCATAGGTTACCTCCGCACGGCAAGACGCGAAAGCGTCTTGCTTTCGTTATCGGACCCGTTCGCTCAAAGCTCCCGCGCCGGCGGGCGCCGCAGCCGCGCGACTTCCTCCGCGCCCGGCCGTCCGCGCCCCTCGAAGAGGCTTCCTCCGAAGAAGCCGTCCAGCTCCCCCGTCCCCGTCCAAAGCTCCGTGAAGTCCCGAAGCGTTCTCAAAGGTTCCGTGTGCGCCAGGACGAGCGCATCCCCCCGCCCCTCGCGCGCCGCGCGCGCGACCTCCCGCACCCGCCGCGAAAATTCTTCCGCGGAGCAGTTCCCCGGACCCGCGTGCACGACGAGCACCCGGGCCCCCGCGCGCGCCATCGCCCGCGCCTCGTCGGGTCCGAAGACGCACGCCGCCGCCCAGAGCCCCGCCGCGCCCGCGCCCCGGACCGCTTCCACCTCCCGTTCGTACCCCAGCCGCGCCTCCTCCAGGGCGGCGCGGAACGAGCCGTCGATCATCCCCACGCTCGGCCAGTTCATCAGACCCGCATATCCGGCGCGGCGGATCTCCTCGAGAAACCGGCCCATCAGGCGCAGCGGATCCGTTCCGCAAATCCCCGCCAGGACCGGGACGCCGCGGGGCTCGGCGAAGAACTGCGCCGCCGCCTGAAGAACCCGGGCGTTCGCGTCCGCAAACGGAAGCAGTCCCGCCGCTCCGTCGGACCCCGGCCCGCAGGCGACCAGAAAATCAACGCCCGCCTTCTCGAGCGCCCGGGCCGCCGCGGATTCCGAAACCGCCGCGCCGAGCACCGGAACGCCCTCGGAAGCCGCCCGGCGGCGCCAGGCGGCCGAGAGCTCCTCGATCGCCGGGTTCATCAGGGCTCCTGGAACGCTTCCATCGCGCGGTACAGCGCTTCGCGCGCCCGCTCCGCTTCCTCTTCGGCCCGGCGGAGCCGCGCGCGCGCTTCCTCAAGCTCGGCGCTCCGGCGCGCGCGTTCCTGGGGAACCGGCGGCACGTCCGAGGAAAGACGTTCCACCTCGCGCCGCGCCTCCTCCGCCCGGCGTCGCGCCCACTCCACTTCCTCGACCGCCTTGGCCAGCCGCTCCGCGCGCGCCCGCTCCTGGGCCAGCGCCATCCCCAGCCGCGCGCGCTCCTGGCCCGGGGCGCGCTCGAGAATCGCCCGGTACACCTCGGCCGCCTCGGCGTAGCGCCCCTCGGACAGCAGCCGCGCCGCCCGCGCCAGCTCCCGCTCCGCCGCCGACGGCTGCGTCGCAAGAAAGATCCCCCCCACGAGCGCCGCCAGAGCCGCGCCGCCCGCCGCGGCCAGCGCCCACACCGGCACCTTGCGGCGGCCGAAGGCGACGACCTTCACCTCCTCCCCCTTGAGCCAGCGGGAAAGGTCGTCCGCCAGCGCTTTCGCCGTCGGATACCGCTCCGCGGGCTTCTTGGCCAGCGCCTTGAGACAGATGGATTCCAGCGTCCGGTCCGGAAGCGCAACGCCCCGGGCCCGCGCCAGATTCGAAGGCGGCGCGACCTCCTCCGACACCACCTTGGTCAGGATCTCGATCGGGGAATCACCGCGAAACGGAGGCCGCCCGGCGAGAAACTCGTAAAGAATCGCCCCCAGCGAATAGACGTCCGCCCGGCGATCGACCTGCTTTTCGCCCAGCGCCTGCTCGGGGCTCATGTACTGAGGGGTCCCCACCACCCGGTCGGAAAGCGTGATCGCCGGCCCGGGCGTCGCCCCGCCGGGGCGCCGGGTCTCCTTGGCCAGGCCGAAATCGGTCACGTACGGAGTCTGATTCGCGTCCACCAGAATGTTGGCCGGCTTGAGGTCCCGGTGGAGGACCCCCTCCTGGTGCGCGTGGTGCAGGGCCAGCGCGACGTCTCTCAGGATTTTCACGAGCTGGCGCAGGGGCAGACCGCCCTTTCCCAGGAGATCCGACAGCGGCCGGCCGTTGACGAACTGCATGGCGATGTAAGGGCGGCCTTCCAGAACTCCGGCTTCGTACACGGTCACGATGTTCGGATGGCGGAGCTTGGCGGCGAGCTGGGCCTCGCGCACGAAACGCTCCTCCTCCGGCGAAGGCGGCTGCCCCTGGGGAGCCCGCTCGGCGAGCATCAGCTTCAAGGCCACCCGGCGGTTCAGCTGAAGATCGAGCGCCTCATAGACCACCCCCATGCCGCCCTT includes:
- a CDS encoding PA14 domain-containing protein, producing MAAVLLAGVPAFGSVRQETGAEVRSGLVAEFFRLGREVQDFPALAPDHKPAVRRVDRQINYSSTSGKFADTDLEDYFYVRWTGLLRVPKDGKYTFYLESDDGSRLWIDGRPVVENGGLHPMEEKSGEMTLKAGEYEIKVEFFENMGEAGCRVSWEAEGIAKEPIPETALLHRRDKEIDK
- a CDS encoding DUF1349 domain-containing protein yields the protein MKTAAVVLVTAAMPLMQAEAPLFEESFDGKLSDGWSWVREDAAGWKLEGGALRISPQPGTIWFKTNNARNLLVRTPPAAGTPEAPVAVEVEIDHAPAAEAEQSGLLFYVDDANYLKLVCESLKGKTHIVFAREAKGIPAHLPTREEPSRPVRLRLLWTGTRIRGEYRPAAGTEWISVGEYDSVPGAARVGLMACGAPAGTDRWASFRAFRVVRAAR
- a CDS encoding PVC-type heme-binding CxxCH protein; the encoded protein is MRASAPLVRRAVLLSALTLLAGTADARPRQEPPKGGPSPEEALKALRVAPGLEVTVWAHEPGVVNPTNMDIDERGRVWITEAANYRGSRQRPEGDRIVILEDTDLDGRCDRYKVFLQDPSLFAPLGICVLGNKVYVAQSPKMLVYTIDPSGDRPAGPPEVLFDGFGGVNHDHGLHAIMFGPDGRVYFNAGNDGCHGAVVKNARGEPIVDTTGSHVGGKGTLWRGGPRGPGRRYVQGMAFRCNPDGTGFETLGHNFRNNYEVAADSFGTAWQSDNDDDGNEGVRINYVMEGGDFGYVGLKGTNWGRDMPAYPGQSRQEAHWHQRDPGTVPNLLMTGGGSPTGILVYEGDLLPEPYRGKIIHCDAGPNVVRVYTPAPAGAGYRCASEDLLKSSDRWFRPADVAVGVDGSLFVADWTDPGVGGHATGDKPLAVMSGRVYRIAPKGHKPVVPKLDLSTTAGQIEALCSPNLARRYLGYQKLLGGGPEAQSALANLFRTSANVRFRARALWLLARGPQGPEFVREALKDADVDLRVTALRAARLIRMDMPTLAREMLSDPHPFVWREICLAMNYEPTEKCLDVLVALGDKVTPMPPNFLTEPAPNVPRGPEGFRTLELWRQNRYEWKWYLEAFGIACTGREKEVLEAWKERGKNKDPKVAETIAWRLNREVPEPPAKK
- a CDS encoding phosphoenolpyruvate hydrolase family protein, whose product is MNPAIEELSAAWRRRAASEGVPVLGAAVSESAAARALEKAGVDFLVACGPGSDGAAGLLPFADANARVLQAAAQFFAEPRGVPVLAGICGTDPLRLMGRFLEEIRRAGYAGLMNWPSVGMIDGSFRAALEEARLGYEREVEAVRGAGAAGLWAAACVFGPDEARAMARAGARVLVVHAGPGNCSAEEFSRRVREVARAAREGRGDALVLAHTEPLRTLRDFTELWTGTGELDGFFGGSLFEGRGRPGAEEVARLRRPPAREL
- a CDS encoding arylsulfatase, translating into MRTLLVLTAAAAALSGSGSADPSQGRKPNIIFIHADDLGYGDLSCYGQQKFRTPNIDRLAAEGIRFTQYYAGSTVCAPSRYALMCGYHMGHAWIRGNGDFPLRDEDVTVAEVLKAAGYATGVMGKWGLGREGTEGLPSRQGFDEHLGFLTHGHPHRQYTDHLFRDAERVTVDPQAWANDLVADAALEFVRKHRARPFFLYWAVTVPHAEIRVPEEELEPFRGRFPETPFVNRKADEDPARGYRSQATPKAAFAAMIARMDRHVGRLLALLKELGIDGDTVVFFSSDNGPHKEGGADPEFFGSAGPLRGIKRDLYEGGIRVPMIVRWPGKIPAGAVSDHVWAHWDFLPTAAELAGAKPPEGIDGVSMAPALFGKPARAHEFLYWEFHERGFQQAVRWGDWKAVRLGPGRPLELYDLKSDVGERQDVAARHPEVVSRIEEYLKTARTESPRWPGTRPARTK
- a CDS encoding serine/threonine-protein kinase — protein: MTFSSERIQSRVDILLAKALLDRSLVGRDLVRDALSEQAQSVTRGRKRPRALGAILVEKGALGADTLARLTEELEVRAVEEEILLQEDEALGKLLVERCKVLPSQIEECRRLRDEALEGNGAGPVPRLADLLRGKKYVGEEALRHATRVLARTVLACVACGKRTNLAGLSSCPSCSGSLEKLSPEAGDEPWPDESGPGNTDTQELVPGLAERLGKYLLVRHAGKGGMGVVYEALDLQLNRRVALKLMLAERAPQGQPPSPEEERFVREAQLAAKLRHPNIVTVYEAGVLEGRPYIAMQFVNGRPLSDLLGKGGLPLRQLVKILRDVALALHHAHQEGVLHRDLKPANILVDANQTPYVTDFGLAKETRRPGGATPGPAITLSDRVVGTPQYMSPEQALGEKQVDRRADVYSLGAILYEFLAGRPPFRGDSPIEILTKVVSEEVAPPSNLARARGVALPDRTLESICLKALAKKPAERYPTAKALADDLSRWLKGEEVKVVAFGRRKVPVWALAAAGGAALAALVGGIFLATQPSAAERELARAARLLSEGRYAEAAEVYRAILERAPGQERARLGMALAQERARAERLAKAVEEVEWARRRAEEARREVERLSSDVPPVPQERARRSAELEEARARLRRAEEEAERAREALYRAMEAFQEP